In Treponema denticola, one genomic interval encodes:
- a CDS encoding M23 family metallopeptidase, translated as MKKTHYLFAGIIGFLLVLGTVYFALDGFDSINLSQNSLDGGMGGGDTRLPTFRPDKEISEIKLPPLDYIVYSVKKGDMVGEIASRYGVSQDAIISLNKLRNTRTLQIGQLLKIPSMDGIVYTPKKGDTPEKLADTYKISLEKLALVNNISDNNILKAGSVIFLPDAKLDWVTLQEINGDLFKSPIHGGYRVTSRYGWRRDPFTGNRSFHNGIDLATYHGAPIYAALPGTVAATGYSNVYGNYVIIRHHSGYQTLYGHMHTIITSRGKYVTSQSKIGTVGTTGRSTGPHVHFTVYKNGATINPVAVWN; from the coding sequence ATGAAAAAAACTCATTATTTGTTTGCAGGTATAATCGGTTTTCTCCTTGTACTAGGTACAGTCTATTTTGCCTTAGATGGCTTTGATTCTATTAATCTATCTCAAAACTCATTAGATGGGGGAATGGGCGGAGGAGATACAAGATTGCCGACTTTTAGACCTGATAAGGAAATTTCGGAAATAAAGCTCCCCCCCTTGGACTACATAGTATATTCGGTAAAAAAAGGCGACATGGTAGGCGAGATAGCCTCCCGATATGGGGTAAGTCAGGATGCAATTATAAGCTTAAACAAACTTAGAAACACAAGAACTCTTCAAATAGGACAGCTGTTGAAAATACCCTCAATGGACGGAATTGTTTATACTCCGAAAAAAGGCGATACGCCTGAAAAATTGGCCGACACCTATAAAATTTCACTTGAAAAATTAGCTCTGGTCAATAACATTTCGGATAACAACATACTAAAAGCAGGTTCAGTAATATTCTTGCCTGATGCAAAACTGGACTGGGTAACCCTTCAAGAAATAAATGGAGACCTTTTTAAGTCTCCCATACATGGAGGATACAGGGTAACATCCAGATACGGCTGGAGACGGGACCCTTTTACAGGAAACAGGAGCTTTCATAACGGTATAGACCTTGCAACATATCATGGAGCCCCCATCTATGCAGCCCTTCCGGGAACCGTGGCTGCAACAGGCTACAGTAATGTATACGGTAACTATGTAATAATAAGGCATCACTCAGGCTATCAAACCCTTTACGGACACATGCATACGATTATAACCTCTCGCGGAAAGTATGTTACTTCACAAAGCAAGATAGGAACCGTAGGCACAACAGGAAGAAGTACCGGCCCCCATGTTCATTTTACGGTTTACAAAAACGGAGCTACGATAAATCCTGTCGCCGTATGGAATTAA
- a CDS encoding ATP-binding protein, with protein MDFSRKLPIGVQSFKDLREKEFLYVDKTEYVFRLASASKVYFLSRPRRFGKSLFLSTLEAYFLGQKELFKGLAIEKLEEAEKENREIWQKYPILYFDFNVGRYADADALNERLGFLLKNIETQYEITPDSIDSLGSRFERTIRTAYEKTGKQVVILIDEYDKPLLQTMGVNEELNTEYKAVLKAFYSVLKSNDEYIRFAFLTGVTKFSKVSIFSDLNNLNDISLNPEFSAICGISQEELVKTFRPEIETLAEKNELNYEDCISALKKRYDGYCFSYETETMYNPFSLLNVFFSKRFEDYWFATGTPTFLVNELKRENYNIPHLDGNVEMSSAFLSDYRAGVDSIIPVLFQSGYLTIKGYDKEYKMYRLGFPNEEVRYGFLYNLLPEYSNISFTNTSFNVVQFTKDLRAGKIDEFMQRLKSIMASLPYDTVKKDTDKSIALREHNFQVCIYLVFALMGQFVEVETPSSAGRTDCLVKTEKAIYIFEFKLKESAEDALKQIKEKNYAERYKADNKKIVLIGVSFNAEENTVSEWLSETV; from the coding sequence ATGGATTTTAGTAGAAAACTGCCTATAGGCGTACAAAGTTTTAAAGATTTGCGAGAAAAAGAATTCCTCTATGTTGATAAAACGGAATATGTTTTCCGTCTTGCTAGTGCAAGTAAGGTTTACTTTTTAAGCCGCCCCCGCCGCTTCGGTAAAAGCCTTTTTCTTTCAACATTAGAAGCCTATTTTTTAGGTCAAAAAGAATTATTTAAAGGCCTGGCAATCGAAAAACTGGAAGAAGCCGAAAAAGAAAATCGAGAAATATGGCAGAAATATCCGATATTATATTTTGATTTTAATGTAGGTAGGTATGCCGATGCAGATGCCCTCAATGAAAGATTAGGATTTTTACTCAAAAATATAGAAACACAATATGAAATTACCCCCGACAGCATAGACAGTTTAGGTTCAAGATTTGAAAGAACTATAAGAACTGCCTACGAAAAAACCGGCAAGCAGGTAGTTATACTAATTGACGAATACGATAAGCCTCTTCTTCAAACAATGGGAGTAAATGAAGAATTAAACACAGAGTACAAGGCTGTCTTAAAGGCTTTTTACTCCGTATTAAAAAGCAATGATGAGTATATCCGATTTGCCTTTTTAACGGGAGTTACAAAATTCAGCAAGGTAAGTATTTTCAGCGATTTAAACAATCTAAACGATATAAGTCTAAACCCTGAGTTTTCAGCTATTTGCGGAATAAGTCAAGAAGAATTAGTAAAAACCTTCCGCCCCGAAATAGAAACCCTAGCCGAAAAAAACGAGCTCAACTATGAGGATTGTATTTCGGCCTTAAAGAAAAGATATGACGGTTATTGTTTTTCTTACGAAACGGAAACAATGTACAACCCATTCAGTCTGCTCAATGTCTTTTTTTCAAAACGATTTGAAGACTATTGGTTTGCAACAGGTACTCCGACCTTTTTGGTAAACGAATTAAAAAGGGAGAACTACAACATTCCCCACTTGGACGGAAATGTGGAGATGAGTTCAGCATTTTTATCCGATTACAGGGCCGGTGTGGACTCAATTATACCCGTACTGTTTCAATCGGGCTACCTAACGATAAAAGGCTATGATAAAGAATATAAGATGTATAGGCTTGGCTTTCCGAATGAGGAAGTTCGTTACGGCTTTTTATATAATCTTTTACCCGAATATTCAAATATAAGCTTTACCAATACCTCTTTTAATGTGGTTCAGTTTACAAAGGATTTAAGAGCGGGAAAAATAGATGAGTTTATGCAAAGATTAAAGTCGATAATGGCGAGCCTCCCCTACGATACTGTAAAAAAAGATACCGATAAAAGCATTGCATTGAGGGAGCATAATTTTCAAGTTTGTATTTACTTGGTTTTTGCCCTTATGGGACAGTTTGTCGAAGTGGAAACGCCCTCCTCTGCAGGAAGAACCGACTGCCTTGTAAAAACCGAAAAGGCAATTTACATCTTTGAGTTTAAGCTAAAGGAAAGTGCGGAAGATGCCTTAAAACAAATCAAAGAAAAAAACTATGCCGAAAGGTACAAGGCGGACAACAAAAAGATAGTGCTTATCGGCGTCAGCTTTAATGCGGAAGAAAATACTGTGAGCGAGTGGTTAAGCGAAACTGTATAG
- a CDS encoding DUF3833 domain-containing protein, producing MLYCTINYKSLFPLNKGVIGNEKTFKDFNNGCSSAGSRTVFAGCKQFLEDPEEFLSYWATEAFIDRNIVISPAPYYASGSSIPCVPSASDVTVTMKVHNPKNFTFIMPNAPGAPSDIVRFGDGKVKGSSSAKPVYGTDYMLEPISDGKALKLTYTNAFLKANEWSSANIGSTITLYSIDGRKFNHTYSFDLEANTPPPEIGDITIAQTNNDRYYVLCFKVDDSAMNKSIPGGKLHKDLGLVITKEGGETKKIPLPIGSSGFAVDPANGLLSSASQIIAPVPSGTWKVYFKTDTELTASTLPQKYTVRLTDKKGLSSEPKEAKTLGSIPDISVADTAWKNLKQAVENASENGVITVMGNVKATSAPGNSGQIEISKDLTIRGKKEDGSDTLDANSDAGGKAAHRIFKITGAARVQMENLTLINGKETSASYTLGSGGGGILMDGTAHLKLTGVTIRDCTSKAPGGGVRMDHALPGGGKLTMKNVKVIHNTVKNDDGSGESSGGGISLPNHAYEVVIDNSEISYNTVDVSAKTTHGYITVKACGLYAGNKPNSKTYIKGHTVIEGNGYVKHVSKTTNVQGIGMWMQGGEVTIGEDDKSDAESPLIQNHQVGTADDVKGTAIYLEGGAKVHWKSGQIKNNGGPTNAVFKGPSATFDNQTAYTAN from the coding sequence GTGCTATACTGTACGATAAATTACAAGTCTCTATTTCCCCTTAACAAAGGAGTAATCGGTAATGAAAAAACTTTTAAAGATTTTAACAATGGTTGCAGCAGTGCCGGCAGCCGTACTGTTTTTGCAGGTTGCAAACAGTTTTTAGAAGACCCTGAAGAATTTTTAAGCTATTGGGCGACGGAAGCCTTTATCGACCGGAATATCGTGATAAGTCCGGCTCCCTATTATGCGTCCGGCTCGAGCATTCCCTGTGTGCCGTCTGCAAGCGACGTAACGGTTACTATGAAAGTGCACAACCCCAAAAACTTCACGTTTATAATGCCGAATGCTCCCGGAGCACCTTCTGATATTGTAAGGTTTGGGGACGGCAAGGTAAAAGGATCGAGCAGTGCTAAGCCCGTATACGGCACCGATTATATGCTTGAGCCGATTTCGGACGGTAAAGCTCTCAAATTGACGTATACCAACGCCTTTTTAAAGGCAAATGAATGGAGTAGCGCAAACATAGGATCCACGATTACGTTGTACAGTATTGATGGCAGAAAATTCAATCATACTTATTCATTCGATTTGGAAGCGAACACGCCGCCGCCTGAAATCGGCGATATAACTATAGCACAAACGAACAACGACAGATATTATGTTTTGTGCTTTAAGGTAGACGATTCGGCTATGAATAAAAGCATCCCAGGCGGAAAGCTGCACAAAGATTTAGGCCTTGTCATTACTAAAGAGGGCGGAGAAACAAAGAAAATACCGCTTCCCATAGGAAGTTCCGGATTTGCTGTAGACCCGGCAAACGGCCTTTTGTCGTCAGCTTCGCAGATTATTGCCCCTGTCCCTTCAGGAACATGGAAGGTCTATTTTAAAACCGATACGGAGCTTACGGCGAGCACGCTCCCCCAAAAATACACAGTCCGGCTGACCGATAAAAAAGGCCTTTCTTCGGAACCAAAAGAAGCGAAGACCTTAGGCTCTATCCCCGATATAAGCGTTGCTGATACAGCATGGAAAAATTTAAAACAAGCCGTAGAAAATGCCTCTGAAAACGGCGTTATAACCGTCATGGGTAATGTTAAAGCAACAAGCGCTCCCGGCAACTCAGGTCAAATAGAAATCAGCAAAGACCTCACCATAAGGGGAAAAAAAGAAGATGGCTCAGACACTCTTGACGCAAACAGCGATGCAGGTGGGAAAGCTGCGCACCGTATTTTCAAAATAACCGGAGCCGCACGGGTGCAGATGGAAAACCTTACACTGATAAACGGCAAAGAAACCTCAGCTTCATATACACTCGGTTCAGGCGGCGGCGGTATTTTAATGGACGGAACAGCGCATCTAAAGCTTACCGGCGTAACGATACGAGACTGTACCAGCAAGGCGCCCGGCGGCGGGGTACGAATGGATCATGCTCTTCCAGGCGGCGGAAAACTTACGATGAAAAATGTCAAAGTTATACACAATACAGTTAAGAATGATGACGGAAGTGGTGAATCTAGCGGCGGCGGTATAAGTTTGCCAAATCATGCTTATGAAGTTGTTATCGATAACTCCGAAATTTCCTATAACACGGTCGATGTAAGCGCAAAGACAACGCATGGCTATATAACCGTTAAAGCCTGTGGTTTATACGCTGGTAATAAACCAAATTCCAAAACCTATATTAAAGGGCATACTGTAATAGAGGGTAACGGCTATGTTAAGCATGTATCCAAGACTACAAATGTTCAAGGTATTGGTATGTGGATGCAGGGAGGTGAGGTAACAATCGGCGAAGATGACAAGAGTGACGCTGAAAGCCCCCTTATACAAAACCATCAGGTTGGGACTGCTGATGACGTGAAAGGTACCGCAATTTATTTGGAAGGCGGGGCAAAAGTCCATTGGAAGAGCGGGCAAATCAAAAATAACGGCGGTCCAACTAATGCTGTTTTCAAAGGCCCCAGCGCTACATTTGACAATCAAACAGCGTATACAGCGAATTAG
- the trhA gene encoding PAQR family membrane homeostasis protein TrhA, translated as MKEEKIKRRYSIGEEIANAVTHGIGVGLSIAALVLLIIRAARYAPPDLKAGYVVGFTIFGASLIILYLFSTLYHALPLKAKKVFGIFDHCSIYILIAGTYTAYCLSALNGAVGWTIFGIIWGMAVLGIVLYSILGSRVRVLSVITYIPMGWLIIFAARPLKEQLPLLSFKFLIVGGIIYTAGCIFYAMKKVKWAHSIWHLFVIGGSIMHFFSLYYSL; from the coding sequence ATGAAAGAAGAAAAAATTAAACGCCGATATTCTATAGGTGAAGAAATTGCAAATGCCGTAACTCACGGAATAGGGGTAGGTCTTTCGATTGCGGCCCTCGTGCTTTTAATTATAAGGGCTGCCCGTTATGCTCCGCCTGATTTAAAGGCCGGTTATGTAGTAGGCTTTACCATTTTCGGAGCCTCCTTGATAATCCTCTATCTTTTTTCAACCCTATACCATGCTCTTCCGCTAAAAGCAAAAAAAGTATTCGGCATATTCGACCACTGCTCAATCTACATACTGATAGCCGGAACCTACACTGCCTACTGTCTTTCTGCCCTCAACGGAGCTGTCGGCTGGACAATCTTCGGCATTATCTGGGGAATGGCTGTCCTAGGCATAGTTTTATACTCGATATTAGGAAGCAGGGTAAGGGTTCTATCGGTTATTACCTATATCCCTATGGGTTGGCTCATCATTTTTGCCGCAAGGCCTTTAAAAGAACAGCTGCCGCTTTTAAGTTTTAAGTTTTTAATTGTAGGCGGAATTATTTATACTGCCGGTTGTATTTTTTATGCAATGAAGAAAGTAAAATGGGCACACAGCATCTGGCACCTCTTTGTTATAGGCGGAAGCATAATGCACTTTTTTTCGCTTTATTACAGTTTGTAA
- a CDS encoding DUF4097 domain-containing protein, with protein MQKLKVKLFGLCFFSLFIFYSFAQDFDALTRVQKRVVNIEAAVSEVDIFISAYDGDTIAYKAELSAGTKLSIVEHKKKLRFTEIKPASGKLFIYVPKDFLLESCRILASHSSIKIEGIKAVHFSVSGNFNRAEITGSRLKNSLIALSNGSLTFNNGIVTAADFCLNTSTAKIQIAEEKADCNLFVTKQKCEKFLYDGEAYTDKILALSPSKPKKFISMSASFSDIDLGFSAPLKEPAEKFDKYGVSEFGPTPSPNLVNNEANFLPKTGK; from the coding sequence ATGCAAAAATTGAAGGTTAAACTTTTTGGTTTATGTTTTTTTTCTCTTTTCATATTTTACTCCTTTGCTCAAGATTTTGACGCTTTGACGAGGGTTCAAAAGAGGGTTGTAAACATAGAAGCCGCCGTGTCGGAAGTCGATATTTTTATAAGTGCCTATGACGGGGACACGATAGCCTATAAAGCGGAGCTCAGCGCGGGCACAAAACTTTCGATAGTTGAACATAAAAAGAAGTTAAGGTTTACCGAGATAAAACCGGCAAGCGGAAAACTTTTTATCTATGTTCCAAAAGATTTTTTACTTGAATCATGCAGAATTCTTGCAAGTCATTCTTCCATAAAAATTGAAGGCATAAAGGCCGTTCATTTTTCGGTTTCGGGGAATTTTAATCGGGCTGAAATTACAGGCTCCCGTTTAAAAAACAGCCTGATTGCACTTTCAAACGGCAGCCTTACCTTTAATAACGGCATTGTAACTGCGGCCGATTTTTGCTTAAACACCTCAACGGCAAAGATTCAAATAGCCGAAGAAAAGGCGGATTGCAACCTTTTTGTAACAAAACAAAAATGTGAAAAATTCTTATATGATGGGGAAGCTTATACCGATAAAATTTTAGCCCTTTCGCCGTCCAAACCTAAAAAATTCATCTCGATGAGTGCTTCTTTTTCTGACATAGACTTGGGCTTTTCGGCACCTTTAAAAGAACCGGCAGAAAAATTCGATAAATACGGAGTCAGCGAATTCGGCCCCACCCCATCTCCCAATTTGGTAAACAACGAAGCAAATTTTTTACCGAAAACCGGCAAATAA
- a CDS encoding sigma-54-dependent Fis family transcriptional regulator produces the protein MNKAISVLNKTNPISAEQALELILEALRELVDYELAVVMGFEDKNVLKVRKAIGPLSSKLLDDFTINLNKRKDIARILDERKAFLFDENIPHVDTYDEIMKLPENHSCLVAPLYIGDKAIGMMTLDHSMCSRFTPEIVRFISTISKLISVAMVQTDASQSLIQRTESLLLERNVLLTASTNVFKDMVGSSRAWTTVLDSIKLVAASDVPVLISGETGTGKEQAARTIHRLSNRAEKPFVPVNCSALVQSLAESEIFGHEKGAFSGAAALRKGRFELADGGTLFLDEVGDLPFDLQPKLLRVLQDGKFERVGGEKPVSVDVRIIAATNVDLAEAVSMGRFREDLLYRLDVFPLRLPPLRERDDDTALLAEHFISDIRKRKGFENTSLSMAAIEKLMSMPWHGNVRELKNVVERAAILSQGGEIPAEHLVPGTREFYISNAAKKKPLKPAVNKEAEKDKVLPEDIKPFDEAQTEIIQKALLASNGKIYGKDGAAALLNLKPGTLQSKMKKLGIKY, from the coding sequence ATGAACAAGGCTATATCCGTTTTAAATAAAACCAATCCCATCTCGGCCGAGCAGGCATTGGAGCTTATTCTTGAGGCTTTAAGAGAGCTGGTCGATTATGAGCTTGCTGTTGTGATGGGCTTTGAAGATAAAAATGTTCTAAAGGTAAGAAAGGCCATAGGCCCGCTTTCTTCAAAATTATTGGACGATTTTACGATTAACTTAAACAAACGGAAAGACATTGCCCGAATTTTAGATGAAAGAAAGGCTTTTTTGTTTGATGAAAATATTCCCCATGTCGATACCTATGACGAAATAATGAAGCTGCCAGAAAATCATTCTTGTTTGGTTGCCCCTCTTTACATAGGAGATAAGGCTATCGGAATGATGACCTTGGATCACAGTATGTGTTCCCGCTTTACGCCCGAAATCGTCCGTTTTATATCTACAATTTCAAAACTTATTTCGGTTGCTATGGTCCAAACTGATGCCTCCCAATCCCTCATTCAAAGAACCGAAAGCCTCCTTCTCGAAAGGAATGTTTTGCTCACCGCTTCGACAAATGTTTTTAAGGATATGGTCGGTTCTTCCCGGGCTTGGACTACGGTTTTAGATTCGATAAAGCTTGTTGCGGCCTCTGATGTGCCGGTTTTAATTTCGGGCGAAACGGGAACGGGAAAAGAGCAGGCAGCCCGCACCATTCACAGACTTTCCAACAGGGCCGAAAAACCTTTTGTGCCCGTAAACTGTTCTGCCCTTGTGCAGAGCCTTGCCGAAAGTGAAATCTTTGGGCATGAGAAAGGTGCCTTTTCGGGGGCTGCGGCCTTGCGGAAGGGGCGGTTTGAACTTGCCGACGGCGGCACCCTCTTTTTGGACGAGGTAGGGGATTTGCCCTTTGATTTACAGCCCAAACTTTTGCGTGTTCTTCAAGACGGAAAATTCGAGCGTGTCGGCGGGGAAAAACCCGTTTCTGTGGATGTGCGCATAATAGCCGCAACCAATGTCGATTTGGCCGAGGCCGTTTCGATGGGGCGCTTCCGTGAAGACCTGCTTTACAGGCTTGACGTTTTTCCGCTAAGGCTTCCGCCTTTGAGGGAACGAGATGACGATACAGCCCTCTTAGCCGAGCATTTTATTTCGGATATACGCAAAAGGAAGGGCTTTGAAAACACAAGCCTTTCGATGGCTGCAATCGAAAAACTTATGTCTATGCCTTGGCATGGAAATGTCCGCGAGCTTAAAAACGTTGTAGAGCGGGCTGCAATTCTTTCGCAAGGCGGAGAAATTCCTGCCGAACACTTGGTGCCGGGAACAAGAGAATTCTACATTTCAAACGCTGCTAAAAAGAAGCCCCTAAAGCCTGCCGTAAATAAGGAGGCCGAAAAAGATAAGGTTTTGCCTGAAGATATTAAACCCTTTGATGAGGCCCAAACCGAGATTATTCAAAAAGCTCTTTTAGCCTCAAACGGAAAAATTTACGGCAAAGACGGAGCTGCCGCTCTTTTAAACCTAAAACCGGGAACGCTTCAAAGCAAGATGAAAAAACTGGGCATTAAGTACTAA
- a CDS encoding YggS family pyridoxal phosphate-dependent enzyme, whose protein sequence is MKDDIKINLEEVHRRMEKACKACGRDLKEVRLLMATKTVTPERILKAFEYGELLIGENKVQELCEKYEPLSSVKHETHFIGHLQTNKIKDVIKYADCIESVDRLDLAEKLSKRLEPEGKTMDILIQVNTSQEESKFGCKPEEALALTEKIAKLPCLKIKGLMTIGLFSDDMDKVRLCFKLLQKIRKEITEKNIPNVSMEVVSMGMTGDLEVAIEEGSTLIRVGTAIFGKRNYPDSYYWNENAKIEG, encoded by the coding sequence ATGAAGGACGATATTAAAATAAATTTGGAAGAAGTGCATAGACGGATGGAAAAAGCTTGCAAGGCCTGCGGAAGGGATCTTAAAGAGGTAAGGCTTCTTATGGCAACAAAGACCGTTACACCGGAAAGAATCTTAAAGGCCTTTGAATACGGTGAACTTTTAATAGGAGAAAACAAGGTTCAGGAGCTATGCGAAAAGTATGAGCCTCTTTCATCGGTAAAACACGAGACCCATTTTATAGGGCATCTGCAAACCAATAAGATAAAAGACGTAATAAAATATGCCGACTGCATTGAGTCTGTCGACAGGCTTGACTTAGCCGAAAAGCTTAGCAAAAGACTTGAACCCGAGGGGAAGACCATGGATATTTTAATTCAGGTAAACACCTCTCAAGAAGAAAGCAAATTCGGATGTAAGCCTGAAGAAGCTCTAGCTCTAACCGAAAAAATTGCAAAACTTCCCTGCTTAAAAATAAAAGGCCTTATGACAATAGGTCTTTTTTCCGATGATATGGATAAGGTGAGACTTTGTTTTAAGCTCCTGCAAAAAATTCGAAAAGAAATAACCGAAAAAAACATTCCCAATGTTTCGATGGAGGTTGTTTCTATGGGAATGACGGGAGATCTTGAAGTTGCTATCGAAGAAGGCTCAACCCTAATAAGAGTAGGTACGGCAATTTTCGGCAAAAGAAATTATCCCGATTCCTATTATTGGAACGAAAATGCAAAAATTGAAGGTTAA